A portion of the Fusobacterium nucleatum genome contains these proteins:
- a CDS encoding glutaredoxin has translation MIKVYGKENCSKCISLKGILIDRNIEFEYIEDMKTLMIVASKARIMSAPVIEYNDNVYTMEAFLKVI, from the coding sequence ATGATAAAAGTTTATGGAAAAGAAAATTGTAGTAAATGTATATCTTTGAAAGGAATATTAATAGATAGAAATATTGAATTTGAATATATTGAAGATATGAAAACACTTATGATAGTAGCAAGTAAAGCAAGAATAATGAGTGCACCAGTAATAGAATACAATGATAATGTATACACAATGGAAGCCTTTTTAAAGGTGATTTAA
- a CDS encoding FAD-dependent oxidoreductase yields the protein MKKLYDLSLIERNDVAENTIELTFTKPSDYDFKIGQYTFLDVANKRENKITRALSIASHPDEDILRFVMRISDSDFKTRCLEMKKGDNATITQATGNFGFKFSDKEIVFLISGIGIAPIIPMLMELEKINYQGKVSLFYSNRTLAKTTYHERLQNFNIKNYNYNPVFTGIQPRINIDLLKEKLNDIYNSNYYIIGTSDFIKTMKTLLEENHIDKKNYLVDNFG from the coding sequence ATGAAAAAATTATATGATTTAAGTTTGATTGAAAGAAATGATGTAGCGGAAAATACAATAGAATTAACTTTCACTAAACCAAGTGATTATGATTTTAAAATAGGACAATATACATTTTTGGATGTTGCTAACAAAAGAGAAAATAAAATTACAAGAGCGTTATCAATAGCTTCTCATCCTGATGAAGACATTTTAAGATTTGTTATGAGAATAAGTGATAGTGATTTTAAAACTAGATGTTTAGAAATGAAGAAAGGTGATAATGCAACTATTACTCAGGCAACTGGAAATTTTGGTTTTAAATTCTCTGATAAGGAAATTGTATTTCTAATTTCAGGTATAGGTATTGCTCCAATTATACCAATGCTTATGGAACTTGAAAAAATAAATTATCAAGGTAAAGTTAGTTTATTCTATTCTAATAGAACTTTAGCTAAAACTACTTATCATGAAAGATTACAAAATTTTAATATTAAAAATTATAATTATAATCCTGTGTTTACTGGTATACAACCTAGAATAAACATAGATTTATTAAAAGAAAAATTAAATGATATTTATAATTCAAATTATTATATTATAGGGACAAGTGATTTTATAAAGACTATGAAAACACTTTTAGAAGAAAATCATATTGATAAAAAAAATTATTTAGTTGATAATTTTGGGTAA
- a CDS encoding inorganic diphosphatase produces MLKDIEKYRFYLNKEVLVKVDRKLGEKHPNFDFIYPVNYGYIPNTLSEDGEEIDAYILGVFYPIEEFQGVCKAIICRFDDNENKLIVAPKDRNYTIEQMEALLEFQERFFKHKIIIE; encoded by the coding sequence ATGTTAAAAGATATAGAAAAGTACAGATTTTACCTTAATAAAGAAGTTTTAGTGAAAGTTGATAGAAAATTAGGAGAAAAACATCCTAACTTTGATTTTATATATCCAGTTAATTATGGTTATATTCCTAATACTTTAAGTGAAGATGGTGAAGAAATAGATGCTTATATTTTAGGAGTTTTTTATCCTATTGAAGAATTTCAAGGAGTGTGTAAAGCCATTATTTGTAGATTTGATGACAATGAAAATAAATTAATTGTAGCTCCAAAAGATAGAAACTATACAATAGAACAAATGGAAGCTTTATTGGAATTTCAAGAAAGATTTTTTAAACATAAGATAATTATAGAATAA